A region from the Achromobacter seleniivolatilans genome encodes:
- a CDS encoding group II truncated hemoglobin, with translation MTTRVQTISEPVENSSSIFDLLGGEPGVRALVDRFYDLMDMEPDLKELRAAHGPSLDEARDKLFWFLCGYFGGPDHYIERFGHPRLRARHLPFSIGEIERDQWVTCIGRAMEDEGVAPALVERLLQSFYGVADWMRNREG, from the coding sequence ATGACGACCCGCGTCCAAACCATTTCTGAACCCGTGGAAAATTCCAGCAGCATTTTTGACCTACTTGGCGGCGAGCCCGGCGTGCGCGCGCTTGTCGATCGCTTTTATGACCTGATGGACATGGAGCCGGACCTGAAAGAACTGCGCGCCGCCCACGGCCCCAGCCTGGACGAAGCCCGCGACAAGCTGTTCTGGTTTCTGTGCGGCTACTTCGGCGGCCCGGATCACTATATTGAACGCTTCGGCCACCCCCGGCTGCGGGCGCGCCATCTGCCATTTTCCATTGGCGAGATCGAGCGCGACCAGTGGGTAACCTGCATCGGGCGCGCCATGGAAGATGAAGGCGTAGCACCGGCGCTGGTCGAGCGGTTGTTGCAGTCTTTTTACGGCGTGGCTGACTGGATGCGCAACCGTGAAGGTTGA
- a CDS encoding ABC transporter permease: protein MMDFPDMSQAKRPGFWSTLRLGARMMMRDARAGELRLLVLALVVAVAAVTSVGFLADRVSRALERDAGQMLGADLVLDADEPVPAAFLDQARERGLTLSSTWQFPSMVGAGDGAQLAALKAVEPGYPLRGALRVADAPFAPDTTTRDIPAEGAVWVDAQLLSLLKLKVGDTLNVGDAHLRIDRVITYEPDRGMQFVNVAPRVLLRASDLPATGLIAPGSRIGYAMLIAGQPDAVAGYSAWLNQNLKRGQKVATLESGRPEVRRTLDRAQRFLSLVALLAVLISAVAVALAAGRYMTRHRDGIAVMRCLGAVQSQVSRMLTLEFTLVGLFSSAAGCLLGYAVHQVLVMLLGSLIDTTLPAPSAIPALQGVLTGILLLLGFALPALAQLRHVPPARVLRRDADAISARSAFGYVLGATGFALLIWWFAGDAKLGAVVAGGFLGAFAVFALVAWLCILGLARVRGLAAGLPALRFALAGVVRRRAATITQVCALAVGLMALLLLTMTRTDLIDGWQRTMPPDAPNRFLINVQPDQRQAVTAALNREGLERITLSPMVRGRLIAINGRAVGPDDYEEPRAKRLVDREFNLSYGDELPSSNRIEQGRWLAPGSAEVSLESGLAKTLGLKLGDKMTFDVAGQQVEVAVSSTRRVDWDTMRVNFFAILTPASLADMPQSWITSFYLPPEKAAVLPALVREFPNLTVFDVGAILQQLQSVLNEVGKAVQLLFLFTLAAGVLVLSAALTATRDERMREAAVLRALGATRSQLARSQRIELWAVGGLAGLLAAAGATAIAWVLSTQVFDFTITLSLWPWLAGIGAGMLGAWAGGALALRGVLRTPPLVTLRET from the coding sequence ATGATGGATTTCCCTGATATGTCACAGGCCAAGCGCCCTGGTTTCTGGTCCACGTTGCGCTTGGGCGCCAGGATGATGATGCGCGATGCGCGGGCAGGCGAACTGCGCTTGCTGGTGCTGGCGCTGGTCGTGGCGGTCGCCGCCGTCACCAGTGTGGGCTTTCTGGCTGACCGGGTCAGCCGGGCGCTGGAACGCGACGCTGGCCAGATGCTGGGCGCGGATCTGGTACTGGATGCCGACGAGCCTGTACCGGCCGCGTTTCTGGATCAGGCGCGTGAAAGGGGGCTGACGCTATCGAGCACCTGGCAATTTCCGTCCATGGTGGGCGCGGGCGATGGTGCGCAACTGGCTGCCTTGAAGGCGGTCGAACCCGGTTATCCGCTGCGAGGCGCCTTGCGCGTGGCGGACGCGCCGTTTGCCCCGGACACAACTACCCGGGACATTCCGGCTGAAGGCGCCGTATGGGTGGATGCGCAGTTGCTGTCGCTGCTCAAGTTGAAAGTGGGCGACACGCTGAACGTAGGAGATGCCCACCTGCGCATCGACCGCGTGATTACGTATGAACCCGATCGCGGCATGCAGTTCGTCAATGTGGCGCCGCGGGTGTTGTTGCGCGCCAGCGACCTGCCGGCCACCGGCCTGATCGCGCCGGGCAGCCGCATCGGCTACGCCATGCTGATTGCCGGGCAGCCAGATGCCGTGGCGGGGTATTCAGCCTGGTTGAATCAAAATCTGAAGCGCGGCCAGAAGGTCGCCACCTTGGAATCCGGCCGGCCTGAAGTGCGCCGCACCTTGGACCGCGCGCAGCGGTTCCTGTCGCTGGTGGCGTTGCTGGCCGTGCTGATCTCTGCCGTGGCGGTGGCCTTGGCGGCTGGGCGCTACATGACCCGGCACCGTGACGGCATCGCCGTCATGCGCTGCCTGGGGGCGGTGCAGTCGCAAGTGTCGCGGATGCTGACGCTCGAATTCACGCTGGTCGGCCTGTTTTCGTCGGCTGCAGGCTGCTTGCTGGGTTACGCGGTCCATCAGGTGCTGGTGATGCTGCTGGGGTCACTGATCGACACGACTTTGCCTGCGCCATCGGCCATTCCGGCCTTGCAAGGCGTGTTGACGGGCATATTGCTGCTGCTGGGTTTTGCCTTGCCCGCATTGGCGCAATTGCGTCACGTGCCCCCGGCTCGCGTGTTGCGGCGCGACGCTGATGCCATCAGCGCCCGCAGCGCGTTTGGCTATGTGTTGGGCGCAACGGGATTTGCCTTGCTGATCTGGTGGTTTGCCGGTGACGCGAAACTGGGCGCTGTGGTTGCGGGCGGCTTTTTGGGCGCTTTCGCGGTGTTCGCGCTGGTGGCGTGGCTGTGCATTCTGGGCTTGGCGCGCGTGCGCGGGCTGGCGGCGGGGCTGCCCGCGCTGCGCTTTGCGCTGGCTGGCGTCGTGCGCCGGCGCGCTGCCACCATCACCCAGGTCTGCGCGCTGGCCGTCGGTCTGATGGCGCTGCTGTTGCTGACCATGACGCGCACCGACCTGATCGATGGCTGGCAGCGGACCATGCCGCCCGATGCGCCCAACCGCTTTCTGATCAATGTGCAGCCCGACCAGCGTCAGGCCGTGACCGCCGCGCTGAACCGCGAAGGGCTTGAACGCATCACCTTGTCGCCCATGGTGCGTGGACGGCTCATCGCCATCAATGGCCGCGCTGTAGGGCCGGACGATTACGAAGAGCCGCGCGCCAAGCGTCTGGTGGACCGCGAGTTCAACCTGTCTTATGGCGACGAGCTGCCGTCGTCCAACCGGATTGAGCAAGGGCGCTGGCTGGCGCCCGGTTCGGCCGAGGTGTCGCTGGAGTCCGGCCTTGCCAAGACGCTGGGACTGAAACTGGGCGACAAGATGACGTTCGATGTGGCCGGACAACAGGTCGAAGTGGCCGTGTCCAGCACTCGCCGCGTGGATTGGGATACGATGCGCGTCAATTTTTTCGCGATTCTGACCCCTGCCTCGCTGGCCGATATGCCCCAAAGCTGGATCACCTCGTTCTATCTGCCGCCTGAGAAGGCAGCGGTGCTGCCTGCGCTGGTCCGGGAGTTTCCGAACCTGACCGTGTTCGACGTGGGCGCCATCCTGCAACAGTTGCAGTCCGTGCTCAATGAAGTGGGCAAGGCTGTGCAGCTGCTGTTCCTGTTTACGCTGGCCGCGGGCGTGCTGGTCTTGTCGGCCGCGTTGACCGCGACCCGCGACGAACGTATGCGCGAGGCCGCCGTGCTGCGGGCGCTGGGCGCCACACGCAGCCAACTGGCGCGTTCCCAGCGTATTGAGCTGTGGGCAGTGGGCGGTCTGGCGGGGCTGTTGGCCGCCGCTGGCGCCACCGCAATTGCTTGGGTTTTATCAACCCAAGTGTTCGATTTCACCATTACCCTCAGCCTCTGGCCGTGGCTGGCCGGCATCGGCGCGGGTATGCTGGGCGCCTGGGCGGGCGGCGCCCTGGCCCTGCGTGGCGTGTTGCGCACGCCGCCCCTGGTCACCTTACGAGAAACCTGA
- a CDS encoding ABC transporter ATP-binding protein, which yields MPRNDDVLLRADDLACWFDVSPPWLERTLSRQPEQTLKAVDGVSLAVPRGTTLSIVGESGCGKSTLAKLLVGLVAPTRGALQYGRNRKGGVLHPQMIFQDPYASLNPRWRVGNIVAEPIITLGLRATAEDTRRRVDELLELVGLSASDAGRFPHEFSGGQRQRISIARALATEAEFLVCDEPTSALDVSVQAQILNLMGDLQQEFGLTYVFISHNLSVVRHVSDSVAVMYLGRIVEQAPADQLFESPQHPYTQMLLDTIPDLDDPRRDREPMGGEVPNPISPPPGCTFHPRCAMAREECRVDVPAVSHVGGRQLRCHAVRWESVLAA from the coding sequence ATGCCGCGTAACGATGATGTGCTGCTGCGGGCCGATGACCTGGCCTGCTGGTTTGATGTGTCGCCGCCCTGGCTGGAACGCACCTTGTCACGCCAACCCGAACAAACGCTGAAGGCCGTGGATGGCGTGTCGCTGGCGGTGCCTCGCGGCACCACCCTGAGCATCGTGGGCGAATCGGGTTGCGGAAAATCCACGCTGGCCAAGCTGCTGGTGGGTTTGGTCGCGCCCACGCGCGGCGCCTTGCAGTACGGCCGCAACCGCAAGGGCGGCGTGCTGCATCCGCAGATGATCTTTCAAGATCCCTATGCCAGCCTGAACCCGCGCTGGCGGGTAGGCAACATTGTGGCCGAACCCATCATCACATTGGGCTTGCGCGCCACCGCCGAGGACACGCGGCGCCGGGTAGACGAACTGCTGGAACTGGTGGGCCTGTCCGCCAGCGACGCCGGCCGGTTTCCACACGAGTTCTCGGGCGGCCAGCGGCAGCGCATCTCGATCGCCCGCGCGCTTGCGACCGAGGCGGAGTTCCTGGTGTGCGACGAGCCGACCTCGGCGCTCGATGTATCGGTGCAGGCGCAGATCCTGAATCTGATGGGCGACTTGCAGCAGGAGTTCGGGCTGACGTATGTGTTCATCAGCCACAACCTGTCAGTGGTTCGCCACGTGTCGGATAGCGTTGCCGTCATGTATCTGGGCCGAATAGTCGAGCAGGCGCCAGCGGATCAACTCTTCGAATCCCCGCAACATCCGTACACGCAGATGTTGTTGGATACGATTCCCGACCTGGATGATCCCAGACGCGATCGCGAGCCGATGGGGGGCGAAGTGCCAAACCCGATATCACCACCGCCGGGATGCACGTTTCATCCGCGTTGCGCCATGGCCCGGGAAGAATGCCGCGTGGATGTGCCGGCCGTGAGTCATGTCGGCGGACGGCAACTGCGGTGTCATGCCGTACGGTGGGAGAGCGTGCTGGCGGCTTGA
- a CDS encoding 3-deoxy-D-manno-octulosonic acid kinase — MLSDVSRLADAGPEVFNPAHYGDRARLVDAGGRQAAWFVQGQGWQGVLRRYRRGGMIARISRDAYLWNGEDRTRSFREYRLLAAMRAQGLAVPVPLAAAYWRQGPIYRAAIVVERIPGVRPLAQALAEPAWGAVAEAIVRMHRAGVWHADLNAFNILLGGDGQVWLIDFDRGTQGALSERQRQGNLERLRRSLRKVAGEDGERFWLRLRDSYWTAWGVGIQP; from the coding sequence ATGCTCAGCGACGTATCGCGCCTGGCCGATGCCGGTCCGGAAGTTTTCAACCCCGCCCATTACGGTGACCGGGCCCGCCTTGTCGATGCCGGCGGCCGCCAGGCGGCCTGGTTTGTGCAGGGGCAGGGCTGGCAGGGCGTACTGCGGCGGTATCGGCGTGGCGGCATGATCGCCCGCATCAGCCGCGACGCCTATCTTTGGAACGGCGAAGACCGCACTCGCAGCTTCCGCGAATACCGATTGCTGGCCGCCATGCGGGCCCAGGGGCTGGCCGTGCCGGTGCCGCTGGCCGCGGCGTATTGGCGCCAGGGTCCGATCTATCGCGCCGCCATTGTGGTGGAGCGCATTCCCGGTGTGAGGCCGTTGGCCCAGGCGCTGGCTGAACCAGCCTGGGGCGCCGTGGCGGAAGCCATCGTGCGCATGCACCGGGCTGGTGTCTGGCACGCCGACCTGAATGCTTTCAATATATTGCTCGGCGGCGACGGCCAGGTCTGGCTGATCGATTTCGACCGCGGCACCCAGGGCGCGTTGTCCGAGCGGCAGCGCCAGGGCAATCTGGAGCGTCTGCGCCGGTCCTTGCGCAAGGTGGCCGGTGAAGACGGCGAGCGTTTCTGGCTGAGGCTGCGTGATAGCTACTGGACGGCCTGGGGAGTGGGCATCCAGCCCTGA
- a CDS encoding ABC transporter ATP-binding protein yields the protein MMAIVPNTRPPQAAPSASSSATSAPTPTLSVRGLSVEFPTRHGILVATRDISFDIQPGEILGMVGESGAGKSLTGMAVIGLLEPPGRLGSGEIHLNGRRIDNLPAKARQRLRGREIGAIFQDPLTSLHPLFTVGDQLVETIRHHDKVSATAARARALELLLAVGIPAADKRIDHYPHQFSGGMRQRVVIALALAARPALIIADEPTTALDVSVQAQITALLRRLCREQGTSVLLVTHDMGVIAETADRVAVMYAGRIVEIGPVLEVLRRPGHPYTQGLMNAIPGLRQRAARLNQIDGSMPRLHAMPDGCAFHPRCVHAGPRCAQTRPPLAASPSGATVSACWLHQEGVAHAA from the coding sequence ATGATGGCAATCGTACCCAACACGCGGCCGCCGCAAGCGGCGCCAAGCGCGTCTTCGTCCGCAACCTCAGCCCCAACGCCGACCTTGTCCGTGCGCGGACTGTCCGTGGAGTTTCCCACTCGCCACGGCATTCTGGTGGCCACGCGTGACATCAGTTTTGACATCCAGCCTGGCGAGATCCTGGGCATGGTCGGGGAATCGGGCGCGGGCAAGTCGCTGACCGGGATGGCGGTGATCGGCCTGCTGGAACCGCCGGGCCGGCTGGGCAGCGGCGAGATTCATTTGAACGGACGCCGCATCGACAACCTGCCGGCCAAGGCGCGCCAGCGCCTGCGCGGGAGAGAGATCGGCGCGATCTTCCAGGACCCGCTGACCAGTCTGCATCCGCTGTTCACGGTGGGCGATCAGCTGGTTGAGACGATCCGCCATCACGACAAAGTGTCCGCAACGGCTGCTCGGGCAAGGGCGCTGGAGCTGCTGCTGGCCGTAGGTATTCCTGCCGCCGACAAGCGCATCGACCACTACCCGCACCAGTTTTCAGGCGGCATGCGCCAGCGCGTTGTGATCGCGCTGGCCTTGGCGGCGCGGCCTGCGCTGATCATCGCCGACGAACCCACGACGGCGCTCGACGTATCCGTGCAGGCGCAGATCACCGCGCTCTTGCGCCGCCTGTGCAGAGAGCAGGGCACCTCGGTGCTGCTGGTGACGCACGACATGGGCGTCATCGCAGAAACCGCCGACCGAGTGGCCGTCATGTATGCCGGCCGGATTGTTGAGATCGGCCCGGTGCTGGAAGTGTTGCGCCGCCCCGGCCATCCCTATACCCAAGGCCTGATGAACGCTATTCCAGGCTTGCGGCAACGCGCGGCCAGGCTCAACCAGATCGACGGTTCCATGCCGCGTCTGCATGCGATGCCGGACGGCTGTGCTTTCCATCCCCGCTGCGTACACGCCGGACCGCGCTGCGCCCAGACGCGGCCGCCGTTGGCGGCGTCGCCATCAGGCGCGACCGTCAGCGCATGCTGGCTGCATCAAGAAGGAGTCGCTCATGCCGCGTAA
- a CDS encoding polyamine ABC transporter substrate-binding protein encodes MELRAGMRWALGAVLVAASTSAAVAQNKVVNVYNWAEYTAPDTISGFEKETGIKVRYDVYDSNDTLQAKLLAGKSGYDVVVPSTHYASRQIAAGLFQKLDKSKIPNWKNLDPEVMALVATVDPGNEHAIPWGYGTNGLGYNVTKVKQIMGDNVDLANWDMIFKPENAAKLKECGISMLDEAAQVFPAVLKYLGKDPNSTNADDYKAAQDVLMKIRPYIRQFSSSGYIDELAVGDLCMVYGFSGDVMIARKRAQDAKKPYEVNYFIPKGGAPAWFDLMVIPKDAPHPEEALAFMNYIETPQVHAAITNTMFYPNANKEARQYVVKDVADNPMIYPPAEVSKTLYVIKALPLNISRLQNKLWSELKLGK; translated from the coding sequence ATGGAACTAAGGGCGGGAATGCGCTGGGCGCTTGGGGCGGTGTTGGTCGCGGCATCGACATCGGCCGCCGTCGCGCAGAACAAGGTCGTCAACGTCTACAACTGGGCCGAATACACGGCCCCGGACACGATTTCTGGTTTCGAAAAAGAAACCGGCATCAAGGTCCGCTATGACGTTTACGACAGCAACGACACGCTGCAGGCCAAACTGCTGGCCGGCAAGTCCGGGTATGACGTCGTTGTCCCATCCACCCATTACGCGTCACGACAGATCGCGGCGGGCCTGTTCCAGAAGCTGGACAAGTCCAAGATCCCGAATTGGAAGAACCTGGACCCCGAAGTGATGGCGCTGGTCGCCACCGTCGATCCGGGCAATGAGCACGCCATTCCCTGGGGCTACGGCACCAACGGGCTGGGCTACAACGTCACCAAGGTCAAGCAGATCATGGGCGACAACGTAGACCTGGCCAACTGGGACATGATCTTCAAGCCCGAAAACGCCGCCAAGCTCAAAGAGTGCGGCATTTCGATGCTGGACGAAGCCGCGCAAGTGTTCCCGGCTGTGCTGAAGTATCTGGGCAAAGATCCCAACAGCACCAACGCGGACGACTACAAGGCCGCGCAAGACGTGCTGATGAAGATCCGCCCGTACATCCGGCAATTCAGCTCGTCGGGTTATATCGACGAACTGGCCGTGGGCGACCTGTGCATGGTCTACGGTTTTTCGGGCGACGTCATGATCGCCCGCAAGCGCGCGCAAGACGCCAAGAAACCCTATGAAGTGAATTACTTCATTCCGAAGGGCGGCGCGCCGGCGTGGTTCGACCTGATGGTGATCCCGAAGGATGCGCCGCATCCCGAAGAGGCCCTGGCGTTCATGAACTACATTGAAACGCCGCAAGTGCACGCCGCCATCACCAACACCATGTTCTACCCCAACGCCAATAAAGAGGCGCGGCAGTACGTGGTGAAGGATGTGGCCGACAACCCCATGATCTATCCGCCGGCCGAGGTCTCCAAGACCTTGTACGTGATCAAGGCGCTGCCCTTGAATATTTCACGTCTGCAAAACAAATTGTGGTCTGAGCTGAAGTTGGGAAAATAG
- a CDS encoding TRAP transporter large permease, with amino-acid sequence MSQLMIVSMLIFFGLSVPVAVSIGLASLAGVGATGLPWVVVAQQLFAALDKYPLVAIPFFILAGNLMEAGGISERMVEFAKSVVGGIQGGLACTCVLTCMIFAAVAGSSVATTFAVGAILIPAMIRHGYPAPFAASLQASAAELGVIIPPSIPMILFAVSTDTSTGELFIAGVMPGILIGVALMFYVWFYAKRNNLGKRDGEGRLPLWPAFKSAWLALLMPVIILGGIYGGVFTPTEASVVAVMYAVVVGKFIYRRLSFKQISVTLHKSVVSTAVIMFVIANAGVFSFLLNRAGIPDALGVWLSQLFDTQFSFLMGVNAALFVIGMFIETSASIVVLAPLLLPVALQFGVDPVHFGIIMVVNLALGMITPPFGVNLFAACAVAKLPLERLIKPLIPFVGVVIVCLMVITYWPGLSLGLRDLVYAK; translated from the coding sequence ATGTCCCAATTAATGATTGTCTCGATGCTGATTTTCTTCGGGCTGTCCGTGCCGGTCGCTGTGTCGATCGGCTTGGCCAGCCTGGCTGGCGTCGGCGCCACCGGCCTGCCGTGGGTCGTCGTCGCCCAGCAGCTGTTTGCGGCGCTGGACAAGTACCCGCTCGTCGCCATTCCCTTCTTCATTCTGGCCGGCAACCTGATGGAAGCCGGCGGCATTTCTGAACGCATGGTGGAGTTCGCCAAGAGCGTGGTCGGCGGCATCCAGGGCGGCCTGGCCTGCACCTGCGTGCTGACCTGCATGATCTTTGCCGCCGTGGCCGGTTCCAGCGTGGCAACCACGTTCGCCGTGGGTGCGATCCTGATCCCGGCGATGATCCGGCACGGCTATCCCGCCCCGTTTGCCGCGTCCTTACAGGCCAGCGCGGCCGAGTTGGGCGTGATCATTCCCCCGTCCATTCCGATGATTCTGTTTGCGGTGTCCACGGACACCTCAACGGGTGAGCTGTTCATCGCCGGCGTGATGCCAGGCATCCTGATCGGCGTGGCGCTGATGTTCTATGTCTGGTTCTACGCCAAGCGCAACAACCTGGGCAAGCGCGACGGAGAGGGCCGGTTGCCCTTGTGGCCCGCGTTCAAAAGCGCGTGGCTGGCACTGCTGATGCCCGTGATCATTCTGGGCGGCATCTACGGCGGCGTATTCACGCCGACGGAAGCGTCCGTCGTGGCAGTGATGTATGCGGTGGTGGTGGGCAAATTCATCTACCGCCGCCTGAGCTTCAAGCAGATTTCCGTGACGCTGCATAAGTCGGTGGTGTCGACGGCGGTGATTATGTTCGTGATCGCCAACGCCGGGGTCTTCAGTTTTCTGCTGAACCGCGCGGGCATCCCTGACGCGCTTGGCGTCTGGCTGTCGCAGTTGTTCGACACGCAGTTTTCGTTCCTGATGGGCGTGAACGCTGCGCTGTTCGTAATTGGCATGTTCATCGAGACCTCGGCTTCGATCGTGGTGCTGGCTCCCTTGCTGCTGCCGGTGGCGTTGCAGTTCGGGGTGGACCCGGTGCATTTCGGGATCATCATGGTGGTGAACCTGGCGCTGGGGATGATTACGCCTCCGTTCGGAGTGAATCTGTTCGCGGCGTGCGCAGTGGCCAAGTTGCCGCTGGAAAGGTTGATCAAGCCTTTGATTCCGTTTGTTGGCGTGGTGATTGTTTGCCTGATGGTGATTACATATTGGCCGGGGCTGTCACTGGGATTGAGGGATTTGGTTTACGCGAAGTGA
- a CDS encoding TRAP transporter small permease, with translation MRLLCAFDRGLFKLVSILAQLLLVGAAAAAFYQVIARFILHSPADWSEVLTRALLIWTVLLGVALAFRHGAMISVELLRNLLGGTKRRVLEAIIGLTCASFLGFLAWIGGNMTYRVRFQTVPSLDISISWIYLAIPVGATLAAIAVLARWCAGEEEDVPVRNDAQG, from the coding sequence ATGCGTTTGCTCTGCGCTTTCGATCGCGGCCTGTTCAAACTGGTCTCGATCCTTGCCCAACTCTTGCTGGTGGGGGCCGCGGCCGCCGCCTTCTATCAAGTTATTGCCCGCTTTATCCTGCACTCGCCCGCCGACTGGAGCGAGGTGCTGACCCGCGCCCTGCTGATCTGGACCGTGCTGCTGGGCGTAGCCCTCGCCTTCCGCCACGGCGCCATGATCAGCGTCGAGCTGCTTCGCAACCTGCTGGGCGGCACCAAACGGCGTGTGCTTGAGGCCATTATTGGCCTGACCTGCGCCAGCTTCCTGGGTTTTCTGGCCTGGATCGGCGGCAACATGACCTACCGCGTGCGCTTCCAGACTGTGCCCAGCCTGGACATTTCGATTTCCTGGATCTATCTGGCGATTCCGGTGGGAGCCACGCTTGCCGCCATCGCCGTGCTGGCCCGCTGGTGCGCCGGCGAGGAAGAAGACGTGCCCGTGCGCAATGATGCGCAAGGCTGA
- a CDS encoding TRAP transporter substrate-binding protein, whose translation MRKSWLAATILAACAAATSLPSAAQTPLKMAYALSTSSHYGAGADALAKSIEASSNGKYKVQQFANSALGGEREVIEGLQIGTIDLAIVSTGATLNFVPETGVFDIPFLLRDLPHARSVLDSKIGQDMLAKFPSRGIVALAWGEQGFRHLTNNVRPVKTPADAKGLKIRTTENPIHILAFRQIGILPTPMAWPEVATALQQGTIDGQENPLSVITSAKLAQMQKYLSLTGHVYGPALVLMSSNVYDGLSAADKANFDKAGKESALAMRAYVDNIEKTGAEQLAKDGMQVSQVDRAAFAAAVEPAYPEYYKKFDKKLIDSIRDTK comes from the coding sequence ATGCGTAAATCCTGGCTTGCGGCCACGATTCTGGCCGCCTGCGCGGCTGCCACATCCCTGCCCTCGGCAGCTCAAACCCCTTTGAAGATGGCCTACGCGCTATCCACGTCATCACACTACGGCGCGGGCGCCGACGCGCTGGCCAAGTCGATAGAGGCTTCCAGCAACGGAAAGTACAAAGTACAGCAATTCGCCAACAGCGCGCTGGGCGGTGAACGCGAGGTGATCGAAGGCCTGCAGATCGGCACCATCGATCTGGCCATCGTTTCGACAGGGGCTACCCTGAATTTTGTTCCCGAAACTGGGGTTTTCGATATCCCTTTCCTGTTGCGTGACCTGCCGCACGCCCGTTCGGTGCTGGACAGCAAGATCGGCCAGGACATGCTGGCCAAGTTTCCCAGCCGTGGCATTGTCGCCCTGGCCTGGGGCGAGCAGGGCTTTCGGCATCTGACCAATAACGTGCGCCCGGTCAAGACCCCGGCGGACGCCAAGGGCCTGAAGATCCGCACCACCGAGAACCCGATCCACATCCTGGCGTTCCGCCAGATTGGCATTCTGCCCACGCCCATGGCCTGGCCCGAAGTGGCCACCGCCCTGCAACAGGGCACGATCGACGGCCAGGAGAACCCGCTGTCAGTGATCACCTCGGCCAAGCTGGCGCAAATGCAGAAGTACCTGTCCCTGACCGGACACGTGTACGGCCCGGCCCTGGTGCTGATGTCGTCCAACGTCTATGACGGCCTATCGGCCGCCGACAAGGCGAATTTCGACAAGGCAGGCAAGGAGTCGGCCCTGGCGATGCGCGCCTACGTGGACAACATCGAGAAGACCGGCGCCGAACAGTTGGCCAAGGATGGCATGCAAGTATCCCAGGTGGATCGCGCAGCATTCGCCGCCGCAGTCGAACCCGCGTATCCCGAGTACTACAAGAAGTTCGACAAGAAGCTGATCGACTCGATCCGCGACACCAAGTAA